One stretch of Oncorhynchus keta strain PuntledgeMale-10-30-2019 chromosome 16, Oket_V2, whole genome shotgun sequence DNA includes these proteins:
- the LOC118395404 gene encoding N-acyl-aromatic-L-amino acid amidohydrolase (carboxylate-forming) B-like yields MEPVSLPPQSRVALCGGTHGNEMSGVYLVRELQKLEKVGSATLTTVISNPRAVQMCKRYTDVDLNRCFTDAILSSPVTDATPYEVRRAQELNTLLGPKGSAGAMDLVCDLHNTTANMGLSLISYSAQDWVILHIYRQIQRKITSAPVRFILLDLPLADAYSQDSLGKHGFSIEVGPQPHGVVRADIFNIMKEAVDQTLDWVQCFNSGSAFEGGEVDDVYTFVKSIDYPRDPETNQITAAIHPQLQDRDFCLLHPGDPMFLMFSGEIVKYEGVEVLHPYFVNECAYYEKSIAFHLARKMTLTIPPLRVKRD; encoded by the exons ATGGAGCCAGTCTCTCTCCCACCGCAGTCCCGTGTCGCCCTCTGCGGCGGCACCCATGGCAACGAGATGTCGGGCGTGTATCTGGTGAGGGAGCTGCAGAAGTTGGAGAAGGTAGGGTCGGCGACCTTGACCACAGTCATATCCAACCCGCGTGCCGTCCAAATGTGCAAACGCTACACCGACGTGGACCTCAACCGTTGTTTCACCGACGCCATACTCAG ttcACCTGTGACGGACGCCACTCCGTACGAGGTGAGGCGAGCCCAGGAGCTGAACACTCTACTGGGGCCCAAGGGCAGCGCGGGGGCCATGGACCTGGTGTGTGATCTCCACAACACCACAGCCAACATGGGCCTGAGTCTCATCTCCTACTCTGCCCAAGACTGGGTCATCCTGCACATCTATAGACAAATCCAG AGGAAGATCACCTCAGCGCCAGTGAGGTTTATCCTGCTGGATCTACCACTAGCTGACGCCTACTCCCAGGACTCCCTGGGCAAGCATGGCTTCT CGATAGAGGTGGGACCTCAACCCCATGGTGTGGTCAGAGCCGACATCTTCAACATCATGAAGGAGGCGGTCGACCAGACACTAGATTGGGTCCAGTGCTTCAACTCAG GAAGTGCCTTTGAAGGTGGCGAGGTGGACGATGTGTACACCTTCGTGAAGAGTATAGACTACCCAAGAGACCCAGAGACCAATCAAATCACTGCTGCCATACATCCCCAACTACAG GACCGTGACTTCTGCCTCCTCCATCCAGGAGATCCCATGTTCCTGATGTTTTCCGGGGAGATAGTGAAGTACGAAGGGGTAGAAGTCCTCCATCCCTACTTTGTGAACGAGTGTGCGTACTATGAGAAGAGCATTGCATTCCACCTGGCACGAAAGATGACACTCACTATCCCCCCCTTGCGAGTGAAGAGAGATTGa